One Metamycoplasma canadense DNA segment encodes these proteins:
- a CDS encoding M48 family metallopeptidase, producing the protein MKNPDSILEKIIDNKKYTIHIFFKNSKHVYLTYNDGIFIVTGSVVNISSKKFQDFLIKSMSKIIKKNNKIKPNLEFDKNKKTFYYFGKLASYHVKNNKIIISKINQSTNEYINFSTKAENLKIELYIRKFLYKQLIEKFKKFTNEACLLIKKTNLNLLFFIRNKKSSWASISVLKNKIFICSDLIFFSDEIIKYVAYHEICHLIHQNHSKEFWNLLKQFIPDYKEKRKKLNNHIFE; encoded by the coding sequence ATGAAAAATCCTGATTCAATCTTAGAAAAGATTATAGATAATAAAAAATATACGATTCATATATTTTTTAAAAATTCAAAACATGTTTATTTGACATACAATGATGGAATATTTATTGTTACAGGTTCCGTTGTTAATATTTCAAGTAAAAAATTTCAGGATTTTTTAATTAAATCAATGTCTAAAATCATTAAAAAAAATAATAAGATTAAACCTAATTTAGAATTTGATAAAAATAAAAAAACATTTTATTATTTTGGAAAGTTGGCAAGTTATCATGTAAAAAATAATAAAATTATTATTTCTAAAATCAATCAGTCTACTAATGAATATATTAATTTTTCTACTAAGGCTGAAAATTTAAAAATTGAGCTTTATATACGTAAATTTTTATATAAACAATTGATTGAAAAATTTAAAAAATTCACTAATGAAGCTTGTCTATTGATTAAAAAAACAAACTTAAATTTATTATTTTTTATAAGAAATAAAAAAAGTTCATGAGCTTCTATATCTGTTTTAAAAAACAAAATTTTTATATGTTCTGATTTAATATTTTTTTCTGATGAGATAATTAAATATGTAGCATATCATGAAATTTGTCATTTAATACACCAAAACCATTCAAAAGAATTTTGAAATTTATTAAAACAATTTATTCCAGATTATAAAGAAAAAAGAAAAAAACTAAATAATCATATTTTTGAATAA
- a CDS encoding PTS glucose transporter subunit IIB → MNSKNKALYIILIIVTLGFIIIYWQKKYRQSKIKNYLSKNTKLDFDFETLIKYLGGKDNIENVSSTHKILKINFLNRDKLSILKLKQLNGISGLTIQSKSISLVVGNTAKHIEELINGAK, encoded by the coding sequence ATGAATAGCAAAAATAAGGCTTTATATATTATTTTAATAATAGTTACTTTAGGTTTTATTATAATTTACTGACAAAAAAAATATAGACAATCAAAAATAAAAAATTATTTATCAAAGAACACTAAATTAGATTTTGATTTTGAAACATTAATTAAATATTTAGGTGGAAAAGATAATATTGAAAATGTTTCATCGACTCATAAGATTTTAAAGATTAATTTTTTAAATAGAGATAAACTTAGCATTTTAAAATTAAAACAATTAAATGGAATAAGTGGCTTGACTATTCAAAGTAAAAGCATTTCTTTAGTTGTTGGAAATACAGCAAAACATATTGAAGAATTAATTAATGGAGCAAAATAA
- a CDS encoding hemolysin family protein yields MEDPSPSLHTLLPWQYALLIVSLIFLLVCSGIFSATETAYTSLTKAKIETMVERKVKGYKLIEKQHNFFNRTLGTILIANNLVNIASSTLLVYVLTQAFGAPKAGLASIISTIVMTPIIVLFAEIIPKIIAKTRAEKTIISFYWFIEMLYWIFIPITFPISKIGKKIYITNTEEDVKNLINIAQDEGVLEINESVMAQNVLDLDSTKVSQHYIKLKNVDYINSKATMQEALLMFKETNYSRIPVEKDGELIGILLLKDIFFLQRGNIMNYIKTVPRISANSLLSVALEKMRQSRAQMAFVTESNNDYKAIGIITIEDILEEVVGEIYDEHDNDEQIYEISLERCEAKGSVLMKTLWKQLELEDYFDYSLDEKEKNQTLSVWLQNKIGHSLRKNSKFNLDNKIYFKVLEKKSKDKKYDYIEIDWSK; encoded by the coding sequence ATGGAAGACCCTAGTCCCTCACTGCACACTTTATTACCTTGGCAGTATGCTTTATTAATAGTTTCTTTAATTTTTTTACTTGTTTGTTCAGGTATTTTTTCAGCTACCGAAACAGCTTATACTTCCTTAACTAAGGCTAAAATTGAAACGATGGTTGAAAGAAAAGTTAAAGGTTATAAACTTATTGAAAAACAACATAATTTTTTTAATAGAACTTTAGGAACAATTTTAATTGCAAATAACTTAGTTAATATTGCTTCTTCTACTTTATTAGTATATGTTTTAACACAGGCCTTCGGAGCACCTAAGGCAGGTTTAGCCTCAATTATTTCAACAATTGTTATGACCCCAATCATAGTTTTATTTGCAGAAATAATACCTAAAATAATTGCTAAAACTAGAGCAGAAAAAACAATAATTAGTTTTTATTGATTTATTGAAATGTTGTATTGAATTTTTATTCCAATAACATTTCCTATATCAAAAATTGGTAAGAAAATTTATATTACAAATACTGAGGAAGATGTTAAGAATTTAATAAATATTGCTCAAGATGAAGGAGTTTTAGAAATTAATGAATCAGTGATGGCACAAAATGTTTTAGATCTAGATTCAACTAAAGTATCACAACATTACATTAAATTAAAAAATGTTGATTACATAAATTCTAAAGCAACAATGCAAGAAGCATTATTAATGTTTAAAGAAACAAATTATTCAAGAATACCTGTGGAAAAAGATGGTGAATTAATAGGTATTTTATTGCTTAAAGATATTTTCTTTTTACAAAGAGGAAATATTATGAATTATATTAAAACTGTTCCAAGAATTTCAGCTAATTCTTTATTATCGGTTGCTCTTGAAAAAATGCGTCAATCTCGTGCGCAAATGGCTTTTGTTACAGAAAGTAATAATGATTATAAGGCAATTGGAATTATAACTATCGAAGATATTTTAGAAGAAGTTGTAGGTGAAATATATGACGAACATGACAATGATGAACAAATATATGAAATAAGTTTAGAAAGATGTGAAGCAAAAGGTTCAGTATTGATGAAAACATTGTGAAAACAACTTGAACTTGAAGACTATTTTGATTATTCATTAGACGAAAAAGAAAAAAATCAGACACTTTCAGTTTGATTGCAAAATAAGATTGGCCATAGTTTAAGAAAAAATTCTAAATTTAATTTAGATAATAAAATATATTTTAAAGTTTTAGAAAAGAAATCTAAAGATAAAAAATATGATTATATAGAAATTGATTGAAGCAAATAA
- the trpS gene encoding tryptophan--tRNA ligase encodes MNKKRVLSGITATGKLTLANYIGAIKNMVKLQNEYDSYIFIADLHALTLPIDPKILNENKKNIFALFMACGIDVNKSTLFFQSDVMEHGLMNWLILTNTTIGELSRMTQFKDKSSKVKTANGMETIPTGLLMYPTLMAGDILLYDADLIPVGIDQKQHVELTRNLAQRINNKFNINFKVPEPYIPEVGAKIMSLVDPTKKMSKSDANEKASIYLLDDPEVAYKKIMKAVTDSEGKIYLSDNKPGIKNLLTIYSSLKNISLEQTVSFFQNKNYGELKQEVAEIVKEFLINIQKKYKLAINEVEKQAKIGAEKAKKIASFNLKKLMKGLGLL; translated from the coding sequence GTGAATAAAAAAAGAGTATTAAGTGGTATAACTGCAACAGGAAAATTAACCCTAGCTAATTACATTGGAGCTATTAAAAATATGGTTAAACTACAAAATGAATATGACAGCTATATTTTTATTGCTGACTTACACGCTTTAACGCTTCCGATTGATCCAAAAATTTTAAATGAAAATAAAAAAAATATTTTTGCATTATTTATGGCTTGTGGAATTGATGTTAATAAGTCAACTTTGTTCTTTCAATCAGATGTCATGGAACATGGCTTAATGAATTGATTAATATTAACAAACACAACGATTGGTGAGTTATCAAGAATGACACAATTTAAGGATAAATCTTCAAAAGTTAAAACAGCTAATGGAATGGAAACAATTCCTACTGGTTTACTTATGTATCCTACTCTAATGGCTGGTGATATTTTACTTTACGACGCTGATTTAATACCAGTTGGGATAGACCAAAAGCAACACGTTGAATTAACAAGAAATTTAGCTCAAAGAATAAATAATAAGTTTAACATTAATTTTAAGGTGCCTGAACCATATATCCCTGAAGTTGGTGCTAAAATAATGTCTTTAGTTGATCCAACTAAAAAAATGTCAAAATCAGATGCAAACGAAAAAGCTTCAATATATTTACTTGATGATCCTGAAGTTGCATACAAAAAAATAATGAAGGCTGTAACGGATTCTGAAGGAAAAATATATTTATCAGATAATAAACCAGGAATTAAAAATTTACTAACTATTTATTCTTCATTAAAAAATATTAGTCTTGAGCAAACAGTATCATTTTTCCAAAATAAAAACTATGGAGAATTAAAACAAGAAGTTGCTGAAATTGTTAAAGAATTCTTAATAAATATTCAAAAAAAATACAAATTAGCAATTAATGAAGTTGAAAAACAAGCAAAAATCGGAGCAGAAAAAGCAAAAAAAATAGCTTCATTTAACCTTAAAAAACTAATGAAAGGTCTAGGATTATTATAA
- the def gene encoding peptide deformylase, protein MFKFEDVKLVQLPEKILREKSQDVPIPLTSEDTLLIEKMIYHVNDSQKPNTKFRPAVGVAAIQYGIPKNIFYILIVDANNNVIFNDALINPKLLGHSEHKISISEGEGCLSVSESWPNQEGYVPRYSRIIMEAYSYFDKKIKRYEVNGYTAIVFQHEYDHLQGNLFIDHINKKSPWQKNKDLELI, encoded by the coding sequence ATGTTTAAATTTGAAGACGTAAAATTAGTACAATTACCAGAAAAAATATTAAGAGAAAAATCACAAGATGTTCCAATTCCATTAACAAGTGAAGATACATTATTGATTGAAAAAATGATTTATCATGTTAATGATAGTCAAAAACCAAATACAAAATTTAGACCGGCCGTTGGTGTCGCCGCTATTCAATACGGTATTCCTAAAAACATTTTTTATATTTTAATAGTCGATGCAAACAATAATGTAATTTTTAATGATGCATTAATAAATCCTAAATTATTAGGACATTCTGAACATAAAATTTCAATTTCTGAAGGCGAAGGATGTTTAAGTGTTAGTGAATCATGACCAAATCAAGAAGGTTATGTGCCAAGATATTCAAGAATTATTATGGAAGCTTATTCATACTTTGATAAAAAAATTAAAAGATATGAAGTTAATGGTTATACAGCTATTGTATTTCAACATGAATATGATCATTTACAAGGAAATTTATTTATTGATCACATTAACAAAAAATCTCCATGACAAAAAAATAAAGATCTTGAACTTATTTAA
- the thrS gene encoding threonine--tRNA ligase, producing the protein MKANNKLNHSTSHLLAAAILKLYPNTKLAIGPAIEEGFYYDFEFENPILESDLPKIEKLMKKLAENGYESRQVDQSFFSFENQPYKKELYDEFYKQGKEITFFQFIHPKTNEILFTDLCAGGHVENTKEIKHFKLLSTAGAYWRGDSNNKMLTRIYGTSWETKEKLDRYLEILEERKERDHRKVGKDLNIFMFNNLCGQGFPIWLEDGMKIHNAIEKYVLKLDKKFGFTEVLTPHFGEKKLYELSGHWDHYQDTMFKPIKMDNELLVARPMTCPHHIILFNSTRRSYRDLPIRYSEQSRLYRYEKSGALSGLERVRSMDLTEGHIFVRQDQIKDEFKHLYKMILTALKDFKIEIDHVSLSLRDPNDNEKFFNDDKMWNKAENDLREVLKELNIEYKEFIGEAAFYGPKVDFQVKTVLNRIITMSTLQLDFLLPQRFDMKFVNDNEEFERPVLIHRGLIGTYERFIATLLEQTKGVLPYWLSPRQVTILPISNDQNDFCKKLYDEFIDWDINVNIDLRNERVNKKIRDAQIQKTKFIIIIGKQEIENNKLAVREYGSEKTNIYTKEEFLQKLLLLKRGLK; encoded by the coding sequence ATGAAAGCAAACAATAAACTAAATCACTCAACAAGTCATTTATTAGCAGCAGCAATTTTAAAATTATATCCTAATACAAAATTAGCTATTGGTCCTGCAATAGAAGAAGGTTTCTATTACGATTTCGAATTTGAAAATCCTATTTTAGAATCAGACCTACCCAAAATTGAAAAATTAATGAAAAAACTTGCTGAAAACGGGTATGAAAGTAGACAAGTTGATCAAAGCTTTTTTTCTTTTGAAAATCAACCTTATAAAAAAGAATTGTATGATGAATTTTATAAACAAGGAAAAGAAATTACATTTTTTCAATTTATTCATCCTAAAACAAATGAAATTCTTTTTACTGATTTATGTGCTGGTGGTCATGTTGAAAATACAAAAGAAATAAAACACTTTAAACTACTTTCAACTGCTGGTGCATATTGAAGAGGTGATTCAAATAATAAAATGTTAACTAGAATTTATGGAACAAGTTGAGAAACTAAAGAAAAATTAGATAGATATTTAGAAATTCTAGAAGAAAGAAAAGAAAGAGATCATCGTAAAGTAGGTAAAGACCTAAATATTTTTATGTTTAACAATCTTTGCGGTCAAGGTTTTCCAATATGACTTGAAGACGGAATGAAAATACATAATGCTATTGAGAAATATGTACTAAAATTAGATAAAAAATTTGGATTTACCGAAGTTTTAACACCTCATTTTGGAGAAAAAAAATTATATGAATTAAGTGGCCATTGAGATCATTATCAAGATACAATGTTTAAACCGATTAAAATGGATAATGAGTTGCTTGTAGCACGTCCAATGACTTGCCCACATCATATTATTTTATTTAACTCAACAAGACGTTCATATCGTGATCTCCCAATTCGTTATTCTGAACAATCAAGATTATATCGTTATGAAAAATCAGGAGCTTTATCAGGCCTTGAAAGAGTTAGATCAATGGATTTAACAGAAGGTCATATATTTGTAAGACAAGATCAAATTAAGGATGAATTTAAACATTTATACAAAATGATTTTAACTGCCTTAAAAGATTTTAAAATTGAAATTGATCATGTTTCATTATCCTTAAGAGATCCTAATGACAATGAAAAATTTTTTAACGATGATAAAATGTGAAATAAAGCTGAAAATGATTTAAGAGAAGTTCTAAAAGAATTAAATATTGAATATAAAGAATTTATTGGTGAAGCTGCTTTTTATGGCCCAAAAGTAGATTTTCAGGTTAAAACAGTTCTTAATAGAATTATTACAATGTCAACATTACAGCTTGATTTCTTATTACCTCAAAGATTTGATATGAAATTCGTTAATGACAATGAAGAATTTGAAAGACCGGTTTTGATTCATCGTGGATTAATTGGTACATATGAAAGATTTATTGCAACTCTTTTAGAACAAACAAAAGGTGTACTACCTTATTGACTAAGTCCAAGACAAGTTACAATATTACCAATTTCAAATGATCAAAATGATTTCTGTAAAAAATTATATGATGAATTCATAGATTGAGATATTAATGTAAATATTGATTTAAGAAATGAAAGAGTCAATAAAAAGATTCGTGATGCTCAAATTCAAAAAACAAAATTTATTATTATAATTGGTAAACAAGAAATAGAAAATAATAAACTAGCTGTTAGAGAATATGGATCAGAAAAAACTAACATATATACAAAAGAAGAATTTTTACAAAAGCTTTTATTATTAAAAAGGGGATTAAAATAA
- a CDS encoding DEAD/DEAH box helicase, giving the protein MEQNKMSVNNNIKYQTLMANLLNIDNLDSSLFSSVDNEKFFDVLKNFGEETFDKIYKNFDIHCVLTEVANRNIAQQVSQAKNKTEVIQIFKDFNKKIDENIFKMLTSNFEKARNLIIANQETEFQKSIVKWKKILNKAQNINIETNIWPLHIGFFYISIKTENKTIYAPLFFKEIVIEVTNSLVYLHSNSDIRLNSKLVTFLNQEGFSLNVDSFDFSNLSIENVFKKVKETWSPLFNIPETLKEGILNLTVENIKNSAIEFHPGIVLGFYNVSSGYLWNQMKKIIENNEFDSILNPNFNKNLYREKVNRVIFDNKFKLFKIQETNFSQDVATISSLYQDTIIWGPPGTGKSQTISNLVTNIIARGYTALVVSQKKAALDVLKNRMKKLSIFCLFALNDKNLRQEKFYEPLREFIHLLENFQTSKKEDGFSVFSDEDEAYVDNVNLIIQTPNLDNIINFYSGVMNGNFTIDTYQKLKLLDQNLKYNINADFKNIKSIIKALYEINYGKKHSFFTITPKIIKKMAEILVADDNLSTINIDEALKYVNKVTFEEVDRFKEEYKKILINKTEYLNDDRTLVRMLLEKTFEKMSSFNDEQKSLYTSFAMAIRTGHLKPYKFFHKHKEMIKLLFPIIVTTPELDLSMWKKEEFDFAILDESSQMFIEKGIPILYLAKRKILAGDSQQMQPTRWFSATYNFDDEDDFASIESLLDYARARGVYSILLDKNYRSKKATLMTFSSKHFYESKLDVIDNYELSLSNEKAIEVFQVDGQWDNSMNVAEGNKVIELAKENLSKYNKIIILVFNVKQQEYLVNKIFGNDPILEEALTNDKIVLKNIENIQGDEGDLVIMSVVYDKNTSLYNTYVARKGGKNALNVAISRAKEKIFVVKSIYADDVEITERSTTDMIMFKEWLKFLDLPLYKQKNYLDKPDDLLATKVIVMPEDIKFKIDVLDELRKLLDTNNLEFQTNYPVGTKSIDIVLINKVTKKLVQGFILDNFAYKNDYRKYLIFKDNINFLESKEYPIIKITEIEWPIMKEKIFSYVNSLIQNEENEIKSFDILNSNEENKNDSFLKTKEIEVKNNKILFENNMNNLNLEKQIDLKNENEMNESKKILENISEDEIDDFYVEEEENHLLTLNEINEFEHDLNISEDKSIESEIIDTMTDDFKTQEISFDEQNKDLETFIKSEDNEEPEDIESINKNLSREVFELESEPENKNDFIPLNIIEPKKENKVSVTAEEETLYKTLEFSIDDVLQKTKDELTISKTIEQTTEIENFDFRLIDDLKINEDINQETEEKNFGFSELNQELKEDNNQVIENDIDFETQEISINNTKNEDKTKTMEIEKLPLFNEQSAEKIIEDFSLVDKEEKTTEFEIGE; this is encoded by the coding sequence ATGGAGCAAAATAAAATGAGCGTAAATAATAACATAAAATATCAAACATTAATGGCTAATTTATTAAATATTGATAATTTAGATTCATCTTTATTTAGTTCTGTGGATAATGAAAAATTTTTTGATGTTTTAAAAAATTTTGGTGAAGAAACATTTGATAAAATATATAAAAATTTTGATATTCATTGTGTATTAACTGAAGTAGCTAATAGAAATATTGCTCAACAGGTTTCACAAGCAAAAAATAAAACCGAAGTAATACAAATTTTTAAAGATTTTAATAAAAAAATCGATGAAAATATCTTTAAAATGTTGACCTCAAATTTTGAGAAAGCTAGAAATTTAATTATTGCTAATCAGGAAACTGAGTTTCAAAAATCAATAGTAAAATGAAAAAAAATATTGAATAAAGCTCAAAATATTAATATTGAAACCAATATTTGACCATTACATATTGGGTTTTTTTATATTTCAATAAAAACAGAAAATAAAACAATATATGCCCCACTTTTTTTTAAAGAAATCGTAATTGAAGTCACAAATTCATTAGTTTATTTACATTCCAATTCTGATATTAGATTAAATAGTAAGTTAGTAACTTTTTTAAACCAAGAAGGTTTTTCATTAAATGTTGATTCATTCGATTTTAGTAATTTATCAATTGAAAATGTCTTTAAAAAAGTTAAAGAAACATGGTCTCCTTTATTTAATATTCCTGAAACATTAAAAGAAGGCATTTTGAATTTAACTGTGGAAAATATTAAAAATTCAGCAATAGAATTTCATCCAGGAATTGTTTTAGGTTTTTATAATGTGTCATCTGGTTATTTATGAAATCAAATGAAAAAAATTATTGAAAATAATGAATTTGATTCTATTTTAAATCCTAATTTTAATAAAAATTTATATCGTGAAAAAGTTAATAGAGTTATTTTTGATAATAAATTTAAACTATTTAAAATCCAAGAAACAAATTTTTCACAAGATGTTGCAACAATTTCGTCGTTATATCAGGATACAATAATTTGAGGTCCGCCGGGAACTGGAAAATCTCAAACTATTTCTAACTTAGTGACTAATATAATTGCAAGAGGATATACCGCTTTGGTTGTTAGCCAAAAAAAAGCTGCCTTAGATGTTTTAAAAAATAGAATGAAAAAATTATCAATATTTTGTCTTTTTGCTTTGAATGATAAAAATTTACGCCAAGAAAAATTTTATGAACCATTAAGGGAATTTATTCATTTATTAGAAAACTTTCAAACTTCAAAAAAAGAAGACGGTTTTAGCGTCTTTAGCGACGAAGACGAAGCATATGTTGATAATGTTAATTTAATTATACAAACTCCTAATTTAGATAATATAATTAACTTTTACAGCGGGGTGATGAATGGAAATTTTACAATTGATACATATCAAAAATTAAAACTTTTGGATCAAAATTTAAAATATAATATCAACGCCGATTTTAAAAATATAAAATCAATAATTAAAGCATTATATGAAATTAATTATGGTAAAAAACATTCATTTTTTACAATTACTCCAAAAATAATAAAAAAAATGGCAGAAATTTTAGTTGCTGATGATAATTTATCAACGATCAACATTGATGAAGCCTTAAAATATGTTAATAAAGTTACTTTTGAGGAAGTCGATCGGTTTAAAGAAGAATATAAGAAAATTTTAATAAATAAAACTGAATATTTAAATGATGACCGTACTTTAGTAAGAATGCTGCTTGAAAAAACATTTGAAAAAATGAGTAGTTTTAATGATGAACAAAAATCATTGTACACATCTTTTGCTATGGCAATTAGAACAGGACATTTAAAGCCATATAAGTTTTTTCATAAACATAAAGAAATGATAAAACTATTATTTCCTATTATTGTTACAACTCCTGAACTTGATTTATCTATGTGAAAAAAAGAAGAATTCGATTTTGCAATTTTGGATGAATCTTCGCAAATGTTTATTGAAAAAGGCATCCCAATTTTATATTTAGCAAAAAGAAAAATTTTAGCTGGTGATAGCCAACAAATGCAACCAACCAGATGATTTTCAGCTACATATAATTTTGATGATGAAGATGATTTTGCAAGTATTGAATCGCTTCTTGATTATGCGAGAGCCAGAGGTGTTTATTCGATATTATTAGATAAAAACTATCGTTCAAAAAAAGCAACATTAATGACTTTTTCTTCAAAACATTTTTATGAATCAAAATTAGATGTTATTGATAATTATGAACTTTCACTATCGAATGAAAAAGCTATTGAAGTTTTTCAAGTAGATGGACAATGGGATAATAGTATGAATGTTGCTGAAGGTAACAAGGTTATTGAGCTTGCAAAAGAAAATTTATCAAAATACAATAAAATAATAATTTTGGTATTCAATGTTAAACAACAAGAGTATTTAGTTAATAAAATTTTTGGTAATGATCCAATATTAGAAGAAGCCTTGACAAATGATAAAATTGTTTTAAAAAATATTGAAAATATTCAAGGTGATGAAGGTGACTTGGTTATTATGTCAGTCGTATATGATAAAAATACATCTTTATACAACACATATGTAGCAAGAAAAGGCGGAAAAAATGCTTTGAATGTAGCAATTTCAAGAGCAAAAGAAAAAATATTTGTTGTTAAATCAATTTATGCAGATGATGTTGAAATAACAGAACGATCAACAACTGATATGATTATGTTTAAAGAATGACTAAAATTTTTAGATTTACCACTATATAAACAAAAAAATTATTTAGATAAACCTGATGATTTATTAGCAACTAAAGTTATTGTGATGCCAGAAGATATCAAATTTAAAATAGATGTACTTGATGAACTAAGAAAATTACTTGATACAAATAATTTAGAATTTCAAACCAATTATCCAGTTGGTACTAAATCAATTGATATTGTTTTAATTAATAAAGTAACAAAAAAACTTGTACAAGGTTTTATATTAGATAACTTTGCTTATAAAAATGATTACCGTAAATATTTAATTTTTAAAGATAATATTAATTTTTTAGAATCTAAAGAATACCCAATTATTAAAATTACTGAAATTGAATGACCAATTATGAAAGAAAAAATATTTTCATATGTAAATTCATTGATACAAAATGAAGAAAATGAAATAAAATCTTTTGATATTTTAAATTCTAATGAAGAAAATAAGAATGATAGTTTTTTAAAAACAAAAGAAATAGAAGTTAAAAATAACAAGATTTTATTTGAAAATAATATGAATAATTTAAATCTAGAAAAGCAAATAGATCTTAAAAATGAAAACGAAATGAATGAATCTAAAAAAATATTAGAAAATATAAGCGAAGACGAAATAGATGATTTTTATGTCGAAGAAGAAGAAAATCATTTATTAACTTTAAACGAAATAAACGAATTTGAGCATGATTTAAATATTAGTGAAGATAAATCAATTGAATCAGAAATAATTGACACAATGACTGATGATTTTAAAACACAAGAAATTTCATTTGATGAACAAAATAAAGATTTAGAAACCTTTATAAAAAGTGAAGATAATGAAGAACCTGAGGATATTGAAAGTATTAATAAAAACTTATCTAGAGAAGTTTTTGAATTAGAATCAGAACCTGAAAATAAAAACGATTTTATACCTTTAAATATAATTGAACCTAAAAAAGAAAATAAAGTAAGTGTTACAGCAGAAGAAGAAACCTTATATAAAACTTTAGAATTTAGTATTGATGATGTTTTGCAAAAAACAAAAGACGAATTAACAATTAGTAAAACAATTGAACAAACAACTGAAATTGAAAATTTTGACTTTAGATTAATTGATGATCTAAAAATTAATGAAGATATAAATCAAGAAACCGAAGAGAAAAATTTTGGTTTTTCTGAATTAAATCAAGAATTAAAAGAAGATAATAATCAAGTAATTGAAAATGATATTGACTTTGAAACTCAAGAAATTTCAATAAATAATACTAAGAATGAAGATAAAACAAAAACAATGGAAATAGAAAAACTTCCATTATTTAATGAACAATCAGCTGAAAAAATTATTGAAGATTTTAGTTTAGTAGATAAAGAAGAAAAGACAACAGAGTTTGAAATTGGAGAATAA